In Lujinxingia sediminis, a single genomic region encodes these proteins:
- a CDS encoding HAD-IG family 5'-nucleotidase: MVNPPDSERPLSLLQTLRKGHSPSLAPVHQVFCNRDLNLAEVEAVGFDMDYTLAHYHQDAIERLSVEKTLERLVIERGYPREILELKVPTDFAIRGLVIDTVRGNIFKLDSHRFVGRVYHGFKELNGDDIIEYHTQAMSMTTSRYALVDTLFALPEAALYATLVDYLERTRPEQRHDWRRLYDDIRYSIDLAHRDDSIKDDIIANMDQYLTRNLDLAHTLQRLRSAGKKLFVLTNSYARFTEHVMSYLLDDLLPQLPRWQDYFDIVITGASKPGFFTDRQPFLRVDASEEVSGEEFGQFEAGQMYQGGNLIDFHRMTGFRPDRVLYVGDHIYGDIVRSKKSTAWRTAMVVQEIEGELLRTDELRGERARLDAIEHELVRINEEIAFELGLARRLQELDAPEGDVEVKAAFDEITRIQSQLRARRQSVLQELWQVERQLESEFNRYWGLLFKMGNENTILGEQIEVYACIYTSRVENLVHYSPMHYFRAPRQPMPHERS; encoded by the coding sequence TTGGTTAACCCTCCCGACTCCGAGCGGCCTCTCTCGCTGCTCCAGACCCTGCGAAAGGGTCACTCGCCATCGCTCGCTCCCGTCCACCAGGTCTTCTGCAACCGCGACCTCAACCTGGCTGAGGTTGAGGCGGTGGGCTTTGATATGGACTACACCCTGGCGCATTACCACCAGGACGCCATTGAGCGTCTCAGCGTGGAGAAGACCCTGGAGCGCCTGGTGATCGAGCGCGGCTATCCGCGCGAAATCCTCGAGTTAAAGGTCCCGACCGACTTTGCGATTCGCGGACTTGTCATCGACACCGTGCGCGGCAACATCTTTAAGCTCGACAGCCACCGTTTTGTAGGCCGGGTCTACCACGGATTTAAAGAGCTGAATGGCGACGATATTATCGAGTACCACACCCAGGCGATGAGTATGACGACCTCGCGCTACGCGCTGGTCGACACGCTCTTTGCGCTGCCGGAAGCCGCGCTCTATGCCACGCTGGTCGACTACCTGGAGCGCACTCGCCCCGAGCAGCGCCACGACTGGCGGCGCCTCTACGACGATATCCGCTACAGCATCGACCTGGCCCACCGCGACGACTCCATCAAAGATGACATCATCGCGAATATGGATCAGTACCTCACCCGCAACCTGGATCTGGCGCACACTCTGCAGCGCCTGCGCAGCGCCGGTAAAAAGCTCTTCGTGCTCACCAACAGCTACGCCCGCTTCACCGAACACGTGATGAGCTACCTGCTCGACGATCTTCTGCCTCAGCTTCCGCGCTGGCAGGACTACTTTGACATCGTGATCACCGGGGCGTCGAAGCCAGGCTTTTTCACCGACCGTCAGCCCTTTTTGCGCGTCGACGCCAGCGAAGAGGTCAGCGGCGAGGAGTTCGGGCAGTTTGAAGCTGGCCAGATGTACCAGGGCGGCAATCTCATCGACTTTCACCGCATGACCGGGTTCCGCCCCGATCGGGTGCTCTACGTCGGCGACCACATCTACGGCGATATCGTGCGCAGCAAGAAGTCGACGGCCTGGCGCACCGCGATGGTCGTTCAGGAGATCGAGGGCGAACTGCTGCGAACCGATGAACTTCGCGGGGAGCGCGCGCGCCTCGACGCCATTGAGCATGAGCTGGTGCGCATCAACGAAGAGATCGCCTTTGAGCTCGGGCTGGCACGTCGCCTCCAGGAGCTCGACGCGCCGGAAGGTGACGTCGAGGTGAAGGCGGCTTTCGACGAGATCACGCGCATCCAGAGCCAACTTCGCGCCCGTCGCCAGAGCGTCCTTCAGGAGCTCTGGCAGGTCGAGCGCCAGCTTGAAAGTGAGTTTAATCGCTACTGGGGATTACTCTTTAAGATGGGCAATGAGAACACCATCCTCGGCGAGCAGATCGAGGTGTACGCCTGCATCTACACAAGCCGCGTGGAGAATCTGGTGCATTACTCACCGATGCACTATTTCCGCGCGCCGCGACAACCCATGCCCCATGAGCGATCATGA
- a CDS encoding fumarylacetoacetate hydrolase family protein — MKLATLRNGTRDGALVVVGKNNSVYASAAEIAPTMQAALDQWDALEPKLRALAEKLESGQVEGTPVDPSQMMAPLPRAYEWIDGSAYINHIVLVRKARGAEPPETLETDPLVYQGGSGVLLGAHDPIEVPNIEWGADFEAEVGVILGDTPRGVKAADASKYIKLIVILNDVTFRNLIPAELAKSFGFFQSKPATAFAPFAVTPDELGQAWKEGRIHLPLYTYYNGEKFGDPEAGPEMHFSFNDLLQHLCKTRAYTAGTIVGSGTVSNDDRSRGSSCLAEQRMLEKIDTGEFKTPFMKPGDTVKIEMFDSEGNNIFGTIDQKVVDAD; from the coding sequence ATGAAGCTGGCAACGCTACGCAACGGTACTCGTGATGGCGCGCTTGTGGTGGTGGGCAAAAACAATTCGGTCTACGCCTCGGCCGCCGAGATCGCCCCGACGATGCAGGCCGCGCTCGACCAGTGGGATGCGCTCGAGCCGAAGCTGCGCGCGTTGGCCGAGAAGCTGGAGAGTGGCCAGGTGGAGGGCACCCCGGTGGACCCGTCGCAGATGATGGCGCCGCTTCCCCGAGCCTACGAGTGGATCGATGGCTCGGCGTATATCAACCACATCGTGCTGGTGCGCAAAGCCCGCGGCGCCGAGCCGCCCGAAACCCTGGAGACCGATCCGCTCGTCTACCAGGGCGGCTCGGGCGTGCTTCTGGGCGCCCATGACCCCATTGAAGTCCCCAACATCGAGTGGGGCGCCGATTTTGAGGCCGAGGTCGGCGTCATCCTGGGCGATACCCCCCGCGGTGTGAAGGCGGCCGACGCCTCGAAGTACATCAAGCTCATCGTCATCCTCAACGACGTCACCTTCCGAAACCTGATCCCGGCCGAGCTCGCCAAGTCCTTTGGCTTCTTCCAGTCCAAGCCGGCCACCGCCTTTGCGCCCTTCGCCGTGACCCCCGACGAGCTTGGCCAGGCCTGGAAGGAGGGCCGCATCCACCTGCCGCTCTACACCTATTATAACGGCGAAAAATTCGGCGACCCGGAGGCCGGTCCCGAGATGCATTTTTCGTTCAACGATCTCTTGCAGCACCTCTGCAAAACCCGCGCGTACACCGCGGGCACCATCGTGGGCAGCGGCACCGTCTCCAACGACGATCGCAGCCGCGGCTCCTCGTGCCTGGCCGAGCAGCGCATGCTCGAGAAGATCGACACCGGTGAGTTCAAAACGCCCTTTATGAAGCCCGGCGACACGGTGAAGATCGAGATGTTCGACAGCGAGGGCAACAACATCTTCGGCACCATCGACCAGAAGGTCGTTGACGCCGACTGA
- the maiA gene encoding maleylacetoacetate isomerase translates to MILHGYWRSSSSWRVRIGFALKALDYDYRAVHLVEGGGKQHSEEYRAKNPMRQVPMLEWEENGEQIYLTQSLAILEFLDELRPTPAILPANRVHRAWSREMAEVINAGTQPLQNLAVIQKIKAETDLDAKAWCRDWIERGLSAYELLAERRAGTYSVGDEVSLADICLIPQLYNARRFDVDLEAFPTILGIEERCNALEAFQLSHPDQQPDAP, encoded by the coding sequence ATGATTCTTCACGGATACTGGCGAAGCTCTTCAAGCTGGCGGGTGCGCATCGGATTCGCACTCAAAGCGCTCGACTACGACTACCGCGCGGTGCACCTGGTCGAAGGCGGTGGCAAGCAGCATAGCGAGGAGTATCGCGCCAAAAACCCCATGCGCCAGGTGCCGATGCTGGAGTGGGAGGAGAATGGCGAGCAGATCTACCTCACCCAGTCGCTGGCCATCCTGGAGTTTCTCGACGAGCTGCGGCCGACCCCGGCGATCTTGCCGGCCAACCGCGTGCACCGGGCCTGGTCCCGCGAGATGGCCGAGGTCATCAACGCCGGCACCCAGCCTCTGCAGAACCTGGCGGTGATTCAAAAGATCAAAGCCGAGACCGACCTCGACGCCAAAGCCTGGTGCCGCGACTGGATCGAGCGCGGCCTGAGCGCCTACGAGCTGCTCGCGGAGCGCCGCGCCGGCACCTACTCGGTGGGCGATGAGGTCAGCCTGGCCGACATCTGTCTTATCCCCCAGCTCTACAACGCGCGTCGATTTGACGTGGATCTGGAGGCCTTCCCGACCATCCTGGGCATCGAGGAGCGCTGCAACGCGCTGGAGGCGTTTCAGCTCTCGCACCCCGACCAGCAGCCCGACGCTCCCTGA
- a CDS encoding GNAT family N-acetyltransferase: MQTFTLEVQIKTFEELSKLELYEVMVLRNEVFVVGQKITAEPEVDGLDVDCAHVLLRADERLVGTARIFHKTSPMVVGRVAVHPERQGQGLGTKVMEAVQRYLGERAAELHAQAHLERWYTTLGWERYGEPFVEAEIPHVMMRWPSGSPR, from the coding sequence GTGCAGACGTTCACGTTGGAAGTGCAGATCAAGACCTTTGAAGAGCTCAGCAAGCTGGAGCTCTACGAGGTGATGGTCCTGCGCAACGAGGTTTTTGTCGTCGGCCAGAAGATCACCGCCGAGCCCGAGGTCGACGGCCTGGATGTCGACTGCGCCCATGTGCTTCTCAGGGCCGATGAGCGTCTGGTGGGCACCGCCCGCATCTTCCATAAAACGTCGCCGATGGTGGTCGGGCGAGTGGCGGTGCATCCCGAGCGTCAGGGGCAGGGCCTGGGCACGAAGGTCATGGAGGCGGTGCAGCGCTACCTTGGCGAGCGCGCGGCCGAGCTGCACGCCCAGGCCCATCTGGAGCGCTGGTACACGACTCTGGGTTGGGAGCGTTATGGCGAGCCCTTTGTCGAGGCGGAGATTCCCCACGTGATGATGCGCTGGCCTTCCGGCAGCCCGCGTTGA